The Salvia miltiorrhiza cultivar Shanhuang (shh) chromosome 2, IMPLAD_Smil_shh, whole genome shotgun sequence DNA window GAAGTGACTCGTTTTAGTGTGCTTTTGTAAGCATATGTAATGAAGTTGAAGTGGCTCCTTTTTGTGTTGATGGTTTTCTTAGTTTAGACCTTTATTTGCATGTGTAACAGATTATCTGCATATGTTGTTCAGCTTGAGAATTACTAGGCCTCTATGAAAAATTaggtttttcctttttcttagACTCTACATGCTTCTGTAAGAGATTTCTGTGGGTATTTGGGCAGATATAAACCCGATCATGAGTTTTTTAGACGGGATAGGAACTAGGAACATGCTGTCTAGATTGAAAATCGAGTTGAAACAATGTAATAAAGTCGAAACGGTCTTTCTCGTGTTAATGATTTTTTGTTTCCTCTTCTAGTGTTCTATGGCCGGAAACTGGGACTCGAGTTACGAGCAGGGCAGTCAGTCGGACGACAGCCACCATTTTGACAGATTACATCTAGAACCGATTTACGACGCATTCATATGCCCCTTGACGAAGCAGGTGATGCGGGATCCTGTGACCTTGGAGAACGGGCAGACATTCGAGAGAGAGGCCATCGAGAAGTGGTTCAGGGAGTGCAGGGAGAAAGGGAGGAAGCTGGTGTGCCCGTTAACATTGAGAGAGTTGAAAAGTACAGAACTGAATCCGAGCATAGCATTGAGGAATACGATTGAGGAATGGAACGCGAGGAACGAGGCAGCTCAGATCGATATGGCTCGTAGATCCTTATCCCTGTCAACCCCGGAGAGTGATATCATACAGGCTTTGAAGTTCGTCCAGGACCTCTGCCTGAAAAGCCACTCGAACAAGCATGTGATCCGCCACGCAGAGCTTATACCAATGATTGTCGACGTGCTGAAAAGCAGCAGTCGAAGGGTCCGGTGCAAAGCACTGGAAACCATTCGGATTGTGGTGGAGGACGACTCTGATAATAAGGTTGTCGAAGGTTGACCATTTGTGCGTTTTTAGTTGGTTGCCTCGGTTACGTTGTTGTTAGCTCGCATTGCTCACGGTCATGATTTTGCAGGATATAATGTCGGAAGGCGACACTGTCCGAACGGTGGTGAAGTTCCTATCGCACGAGCAgtcgaaagagagagaagaagccGTCGCTTTGCTGTATGAGCTCTCTAAATCAGAGAGACTGTGTGAGAAGATTGGGTCAGTTAATGGAGCTATTCTCATTTTAGTAGGGATGGCTAGCAGCAACTCGGAAAACGTCTTGACCGTCGAGAAGGCCGATCGAACGCTGGATAACCTCGCTCGATGTGAGAACAACGTACGACAGATGGCCGAATGCGGCAGATTACAGCCACTTCTGCACCTGCTACTCGAAGGTGCGCGTTCAATCCCTCCATACCTCAGACTCTCGTCTTACATTTGTCTCCATGACAGTGAGTAGATGGTTAACTCGTGTCGTGTATTGATCTCTTGCAGGATCCGCGGAGACTAAGCTGTCGATGGCATCATTGCTTGGTGAGTTGGTGCTGAACAATGACGTGAAGGTCTTCGTGGCGAGGACTGCTGGCTTCTCGCTGATCAATCTCATGAAGAGCAACGACATGCAGTCGAGGGAGGCCGCGTTGAAGGCTTTGAACCAGATCTCGTCGGATGATTCGAGCGCAAAGGTCCTGATAGAGGCGGATATCCTTCCGCCCCTCATCAAGGATCTCTTCACCGTCGGGACCAAGCAGCTGCCGATGCGGCTGAAGGAGGTCTCAGCGACGATTCTTTCGAATGTGGTGAACTCAGGTTACGATTTTGACTCGATCGAGGTTGGGCCGAACCACCAGGTCCTCGTGTCGGAGGAGATCATCCATAACCTGCTGCATCTCATCAGCAACACCGGCCCTGCGATCGGG harbors:
- the LOC131010992 gene encoding U-box domain-containing protein 44-like, with protein sequence MAGNWDSSYEQGSQSDDSHHFDRLHLEPIYDAFICPLTKQVMRDPVTLENGQTFEREAIEKWFRECREKGRKLVCPLTLRELKSTELNPSIALRNTIEEWNARNEAAQIDMARRSLSLSTPESDIIQALKFVQDLCLKSHSNKHVIRHAELIPMIVDVLKSSSRRVRCKALETIRIVVEDDSDNKDIMSEGDTVRTVVKFLSHEQSKEREEAVALLYELSKSERLCEKIGSVNGAILILVGMASSNSENVLTVEKADRTLDNLARCENNVRQMAECGRLQPLLHLLLEGSAETKLSMASLLGELVLNNDVKVFVARTAGFSLINLMKSNDMQSREAALKALNQISSDDSSAKVLIEADILPPLIKDLFTVGTKQLPMRLKEVSATILSNVVNSGYDFDSIEVGPNHQVLVSEEIIHNLLHLISNTGPAIGCKLLQVLVGLTGSPSTVYSVVSAIKSSGALISLVQFVEAPQRDLRLASIKLLQNLSPHMGQELADCLRGASGQLGSLIRVASENVGITEEQAAAVGLLADLPERDAGLTRQMLDEGAFELFISRITSIRQGETRGSRFMTPYLEGLVKVLSRITFTLSEESGAACALCRQYNLAALFIDLLQANGLDNVQMVSAMALENLSQESKNLTKLPEFAPPGFCGSIFPCLSKPPIITGLCKVHRGTCSLRETFCVLEGQAVDKLVALLDHTKENVVEASLAALCTLLDDGVDIDEGVQALLDAEGVKPILDVLLEKRTDSLRRRAVWAAERLLRNEDIAYEVSGNPNVSTALVDAFQHGDYRTRQVAERALKHVDKIPNFSGIFANMS